Sequence from the Phaeodactylum tricornutum CCAP 1055/1 chromosome 20, whole genome shotgun sequence genome:
ACACGTCAGATCGTTTCATAAGCCAAATACTCGTTCGATTCTCAGATTCATATATTCGAAATGTCCTTCTAGTACCGTATCAATCTGCTCACTTTTTCTCAGTCAGTGAGTCAGGAACTCCATCAGCGCAAAGACAGACCTGGACCAGCACCCGCCCAAATCTGACGATAATGAAGATATCTACGGGTAGGCGGAGAGGTCGATTAGGTTACTCACATTTAGCAAATCAGCATTCCATTGCATGGAGGGTGATGCTGCTGCTCCTCGTTTCTATATTGAGTTTTTCAGCCATTTGGATGGGCCCCAAAAGTAGCAAAAATACGACTGAAAAGGGAACCCACGCTTCAACTGTAAATTTTGACCCCACAATGCAACGCAGCTCCTCGCTTGTCCTGACGACTGAATCGCGCCTCCGTGCCGCCCTGTGGGGATATTTCGCCGGTGACGCCTTGGCATCCCCATCCCACTGGTACTACGGGGGTTTTCCTCAAATAAAACGCGACTATGGAAAGATCGAAGATTATACTCAACCAGTATACGAACTGACCGGCAGTATCCTCAACAAATCCAATCTCAATGGCGGTGGAcgtcgcaaggcaacctCGAAAGACCAGCCCCAGTCGATCATTGGATACGTCATCAACCACGGGAAACAGGACTTGTGGAGTCCTTCGAAGAGTATTCACTACCACGCGACTCTacaaaaaggtgaaaacACTCTTGAAGTGCAGCTCGCTCGTGTCCTGATGAAGAGCATAGTCGCCAGCCAAGGTGTTTTCAATCCAGATCATTTCCGAGAGGCCTACATCAACTTTATGATGACTGCTGGCTCCCACAACGACACCTACGCCAGTACTTGTCACCGCATGTTTTTTGCCAACTTAGTATACGGCAAGCTACCACCGAAGGATTGTCCCGATGATGATGGTCACAATGTCGAAACGATAGATGGTCTCGTACTACCAACTATAGTTGCCTTGGCTGTTGGCGCTCGATCGAATGGTACTCTAGCGCAAGCCGCGGACATGGCATCAGCCTGTGCCGACGTCACGCGAAAAAGCAACGTGCTTCATCAAGCGGCCGGGGCGTGGGGCAAGCTCGTGTTTCAAAGCGTACAGCCATCAACACTCGATATGAAGTCTACGTTGCAGGAAACAGCGGCGTCTCTGGGCTTTCGTAAACCAAATGGTAATGGTCGGGATGAGTTGACGGCTTGTTATTTGGGGTCGGCTATGCCAGCGTTGTTGGATAGTTTGGCCAAGTACAATCCGAATCCGGATAGTAAAAGTTCGACTTGGCATGCCCTTTTGGCCAACGCCAATACTGGCGGTGAAAACGTACACCGTGGATCATGCCTAGGCGCGGTTTTAGGATCGCAAGAAGGCTTGGAACGGATGGAAACAGTGTCACCGCAGTTGATGACAGGACTGCACGATTTTGAATCCTTGCGAGTAGAAATTGacgattttgttgctgccgTCACGACGTCGGCAAAGGCAACTTCGTTGAAATAGCGCCAAACCAAAATACAATCCCGCGACAACAGAAATCGATAAAGCAACTACCTTTATCTTAGACATCCATtatattgactgtgactaaGCAATGAAGCCATGTACAAAGTCAATTGCCTATCTAGAGGAATGTATACTGTCAATAAAGTTATTCTTGTTGCTATTTGAATGAGTGATCATCAGGCCTCTGTAAATTCGGCACATGGCAGAAACACCATAAAATAGGTATTAGGGCCAGTTTCAGATGTTATTTATGTAATCATACTCAGAACATATACCAAGCACTGGATTATTTGataattgctaattttacttaaaagccgtttcgcgctcaatccAAAGTACTGAGAAATTTtcaaatttggccgaaattACGATTTCTTCATGTTGTTCAGCCAAAATAGCGATTTTCCTCTTTACTGTTTCAAACCTTGATTACTCGCTAGAATCGTTTTAccggctttttggaaggctTTACAATAAAAAGTCCGAAGCTAAAGAGGCTTGAACCGCTTCCTTAATTTTGTACAGAGTAAAACCAGCCAGATCTCTACATTCCGTATCAGGATCGTTCAACTCCAGGTCACGCAAAGTGGTGTATAGGGTTCCCTGCGTGACATCTGCTATCAGCTTTGGCTGATTTTGTTGTCGCACTTGACAAAACGAAACAGCGGCACATAATAAAACGACCCGACGCACTTCAAGAACATCCGCATTTCGAAAGCTCCACACAAGCTGAAAGAGATCTTTCGCTAGAACATCGCCGCAAGGTTGCACTCCACAGCATTCAACTATATTGGCTAGAGTCAAGAACAGCTCCGTAAGCAGCATGGAACCTATTCTTCCGCCCCAAAGTGATGCATCATTTTGCAGCTGACAGAATCCCTGCAACAGTCTATAGAACCATACGGGAGCGATTCGCCCGAAACGATTAGATATGGCGCGAGAGTCATCGGATCGGCGTGCTCCACCCCACCGTCGAGTCCTGTCTGCTCGAGCGACCGTCTTTGGGGCGCCATCTATTCCGTCCCCTCCAGTCAAAGACCGTCCCTGCTTTGTTCTCTCAATTATTGCCCTGTCCGTAAAGCAAGTGTTAGGGGACTAGCAAATTGTataccaacaacaagatCATTCCTTGTCATATACCTGCGGTGTTTATCAATCGTATTTTCCATTGCTTGATATCCGCTCAATTCGTAAGCTGCGTCAGACAACACATGGAGAGCACATTGTCTATTGGCGAAGGCTCTGTCCAAGAATACTTCGTGAACAACCGCACTTCCGATACTGCAGGGATCCATGACGAGTAGTGCAACAACAGACACTGAAACTGAGGTCTCAAAATTGTCCAGAGAAAACTTATTTTCCATCTGCAGCAATTCCCGTGCTAGTGACTCGCCGACATCGACAAGATCAATTGGACGTGAGCGAACCAAGTCTGGTAGGCTCAGCAGCGCAGTTTTGTGCTTGTGATATGCTAAAGAGTCGCTCTCTGGCGTACGCAAAAGTTCCAAACATTCTGTTAAGTACCGCGGAGAAGTCACACCAGCCAAGTCATCCTCGCTGTCATCGAGAGAGTAAAAATGATGGTCATCAAGATCATTCCAGTCCGAGTCATCGTCCTCTTTATGGCTTTTCCCAACATTCTCCCCAGATTCACTGTCGTCGCTAAAGTACTCGGCATCGGGATCTATCAGTGTCTTCGGGATTTGTAGGCGGCTTTGTTCTCCAGCGTGACCATCTTTGGGGAAGATCTCTTCGGCTTCGTTCAACATTTCCACCCCCAATTCGGAAGATATGTCTCCAACATTGTCTAATTCCTCAAAGTGAAGTTCTTCCCCTAgcttttttgccaactcCACTGCAACGCGCATGCCGCTAAGTCTTATTTGCGGGGTGGTACATGATAGTCTCAGAGTGACGCCATCCAATAGAGTTGCCGTCAAATTTGAAAGTGGATCGACAGGCCCAGGTAGCAGCAAAAGAGCATTCCATATAAAATATGAAATTCTTTGCTGTCTCACAATACTGAGACGGTCTACAAACGTAGATTGTGACCAAGCAGAAGCCACCGACTCTAAAAGAGCAGCAAATGATGAGATCGTTTCACTTTTGTTGCGCTGTTCCTCCGTTTTGGGTTCGAGCAACATTGTCAGCATCGAACGAACCATGTTCAAGTCGAGTACAATAGCAGTTGCCGGCGGTTGATATTGTAGAATCGTAAGCCTGACGAAAGAGTCGCGAACAACCTTGGATGATTGGAGGATGGGCACACACATGGATTCTAGAAAATCGCTGACACCGGAATACTGGTAAAGAACAAGCTTTGCTTGATACGCCTCACGAACCTCGGCTTGAACAATACAGAAAAGAAGTTCAGCACATTCCTGTGGGCGCATCGTGCAAAGAACGTCTGTGGCTATCATTGTTTTCAGCCGAGGTATCAGTGAATAGTCCAAGTGCGTGTGAAGGAGTTGCCGTGTGTAAAAGCACTTCAAGCCGGCAGCAATAGCCCCTCCACCTTGTCTGCTTGCAACGAAATTCACTAAGAACTGAAGGTAGAACTTGCCAACTTCAGTTCCAGGAATGTCGACAAACCGATATAGACACGCGTGTTCAATGATGCATCGTACGTATGTCTCTGGAGTGGCCCACTTTGGGAGGTCCATTCTACAAGTATGGCAAGCATTGGCCATCAGACCAGGAAGTAGAATAATCCGACTCACAAAACCATCGAGATACGCTACTCGAGCTTCAGCCTTTTTCGAAGTATAAAATTGAAGATCGAACAAAAAGCTCTCTCTATGGTATTCCGTCAGAAGGAAGCGGTGTATGACTTTCAAGCAGGAATCGACGACTAGTGCAGAGGGCACAGCATGTGAAGGAATCTGCCTCAAAATTTCTTCCGCCACTTGTAAGGCAAGGATCGGTCCACAGGCAACCAAGCAATTGAAAAAAGctgcttcgctttcttcaCCGACAACAACGATTCTCCGGAGCAGCACGACGACAGTAGCTCGTTTTTGTTCCTCGGAGAACACGGTATGTATTCTACTTTTGAAACTGATCAGATGGTTCAATTGCTCCGATTGTGACTTAGCTTGCACTATACACTGGACATTGATGTCCATCAAGATCTCTTCCTCGGAATACATTGGGATGGTCTACAAGGTTCCTTCCAAACATTCCATCTTTCATGTAGTACATTCATCGAGATAATGTATTCCACCATCGATCCTGTAAAATCTCCTGCAGGGGCGCCAGTCACAACTTTTTctccaaacaaaaaaaagGGTTTTTACTTGTCAATCGTGGACTTTCGGGCCGATAGGGTTTCGGGGGTTACTACCTGGTTCTACGTCCTACACCCTAAATCCTACCTGACTGTAAACTCGAAGGTTGctttgattgactgtgacacaCTCACAACCTTGTTTGCCTCAAAGTGAGATGGAAAGTCTCATCTCCTCCCGTCTCCCATTTGTAAGGTGGCTGGCAATCAGCCCAAAGAAGCGAAGAAATTCATCTTACAGTCAGTAAGGAAAGAAAAGCATTTTCCATTTTACCTGTAAGCAAGTACAGGTAAATTGAGAAAATATTGTCTTTGCTAACTCCATGCTTGCAACTTAGGTATGTAATCACAAGACCACATTATGTTTGCAAAACCCATTGACATTTTGACTGTTTCCCTGGCTATGCTTACCAATGCAATGCACTAGTACTGCTATAGCAAGCTACTAGCTTGGCTGTTTTAAAATCTTGTTACATGTCACagtatagtaccatgcaacatgcCTACCAAGAATGTCGATCCGCTAGGTGTCAAGATGGTGAATGGCAGTTGGAGTCTTTACAAGGATGAAGGGAGTTGCATGGAAGTGAATTTggtcttattgtatggaatTCCTAGATACAACAATGTATTGggcgttggagagaacgcgacaAAGCCACTCATGTTCTGATAGTGGCAATGGAGTGGGACagacaatacttattgcctggctaacggatgtaaatgggTGCACTCCATTTCCCGTGCCATGCTTGTcatgaaaggtatttccaGTTCCACTAAAGTAAATGTGAGCGtgcgtcatggtataaggatactatgacagaagaaagatatttgggTATGgatgagtttgttcctcaggttttgttgtatcttggcaaattggaggaaCACCTTTACAGCACTTATTCTTCAACCATTGTTTATAAGTGCTTTGATCCCCACTGCATTTTATGCACAGGTCCTTGTATCTGCTGTCTAACCCATGGGgagcttttccaacaagtagagttttacagtccaTTAAAtgtattgccggttgtttgtaataatgcCCTCCCTGGattaccagactctgttcctaacagcgtTCTGTCCACATGGTGTACTTTGGTAGTATATTGTGACAGTACACACCCGTGCCTTGTGTCTTTGAGGcatttatctcaaaacaagtATATTCCCCAACCACCAACTGCTGAGATTTACTACAAATCTTGTTTGATGATTGATAGACACAACAGACATTGTCAAGATACTCTTACACTGGAACAAAAACTTGACATGCACAACTGGTCCATGCAAGTAAACATGTCGATTTTTTGGCATGATTATTGTTGATGCATTGCTTGTTTATCTCCAATTTACCTAAAGCAATGAGACACAGAAAGAATTTTACACTGCCCTTGCTGAAGAGCTGATTGAAAAAGCTATGACAATGTTGGAGGCTTATCATTGATCTGCTGTCAATGGGATTTGGTTGACAATGACAGTCTGCTTCAAGTGTGCCAAGGTAAAGGGAAGCCGGTTCCTAGATCAGGATTACATGCTCATCTGACGCCTACCACACACTCATGATCTTTTAGGTGAAACTGATGTTGATTGGTTTCgaattttctttggaatgcAGTAGGTCACGGATTGGAAGCtgctcatccatgccagcgcgatatCTGCCAGAGCAGACACCGAGCATCGAattattttctaatttctaatttccttttcgcgctCAGAGTCGATCTAAAGTACTTACAAAGGAaattttcaaatttgacAGAAATTAGCGATTTTTTTATGTCGTTCAGGCCtaaatagcggttttccttTATTTTATTTGTCCTGGATTGTCTTCCTCGAGTTAAGTATCGTGTGAAAAGGCACTATGCGTAACTTTAAAACCCagtgtgacagtgaatgactATGAGAGTCGgtttacagtcagtcatGCGATTTGCGTCTTCACAGAATATGCCGTTCGAGCGGCAATGTCTTGCAGTAGAATTGTCTTCACAGGTTATTGGAGTGATGTAAAATTACTGGTGGAAGCAGAATGCTGCTGCGATCATGCCAATCACTACCAGCAGAAATGGCGGAGAAGTCAACCATACTCCGAGTCGCGAGTTAGCTCTAGACGAAACGTCCGCTCACGCCGCTGAGCGGTCCGGTAATCGGGATGCACTCTCGACCGGCCCTCCGGTGTCGGTATTGGACGCTCTCTGTCGTTGCATCCTAATTCCCCTCGTTTTGCTTAGTAGTATCATTTTTGTTGCGCTCATGGTGGTCTTTGCCGCGCTGCCCTTGGCAATTTTGACGTTTCTGCTAGTATGCTTCTACTATTGCTGTACACAGGAACCCATTCCCCCCGGTATTCTACTCCGAGCGTTGTTCGAAGGCGACGGTGACAACTGGCCTAGTGGCACCAACAGAGCATCCTTAAGCCAATGGAGCCGCGAGGATATCCAGAGTTCTCTGGTTCACCGAATTTGTTTAGGGAAGCGGAACGTTGTCGAGTTAGACGAAGGAATGGGTTGTGACCTGCGCCTGGACAAGTTTCATCGTGGAGCGGTATACTTCGAACTCGTTGGTGGAATACCAGCAGACTTTCCAGGGACAAGCCGTACATTTTATGCCTTCTCGGACTGTATTCGGGTTTTCACTGCCAAGCAAGCAGAAGATGGGATTGTCCCTGAAAGAATCGCCGAGGTTGGTCTCGCCGCAGGAGAGCCCCCAAGGCATGGTACCGTCGACATGACAGTGGTGCCCCACTATTTACACCGGACCTCGTACCACCACGGTATCAGTACAAACGTACTATTGACACCCTCTCCGTACCCGATATTAGACTACGGCGATGCGGATGTCACCAGTTCTCGTATTGGTGAGAACAATAGCTATTTTCTTCCGTCCTCCAGCAGTGATGATGACGCTCAATCACTTGATGTTGGTCCGGAGACAGATGCCGAAAAATTGAACAAGAGAAAGTACGCAGTACATGGTGACGACACCATCTCGAACGACTGGGAAGACACTCTTTCACTTCTGGAACGAGGGGCTTATTCCGCCAGCGCGTTATCGCACTCTGGTgaagacaaggaaaaagGCGACAGGCTAAATGCTGTCCCGCCAGGTGGATACATTGGGGCCTTGAACAGACAGACCGTGACTAAAGTGGCAAGCAATAAAATTGAGAAGAAGGATGATCAAGAGACAAACGGTGATTATCCTGCGAAAGAAGCGTCGAGCTTCTTAGACAAGAGCTTTGAAGGCTCCCTGGTGATTGTCCACCCACGAGAAGCAAGTGATGGTCTTGCTGGTGGGACTGACGATAATTCGTCGCATGCTCAAGACTGCAACGACTGTCAGACAAGCTGTATTGGTCATGATGATAGTGATTGTGCATCCAATGAATGTTACTCGAATATCGATTCTAGTGTTGCGTCTGTTTCCAACAGAGACACGATGCCAGTCCCATTAAAGGAGCTTCGTGATAGTGACGATACCTCACAAGGCACATCTTTTTGCTGCGATATATGTTTGCTGGAGTTTGACGCAGGTGAAACCGTGTCGTGGTCGCGAAATCCAAAATGCAAACATTGTTTTCACAACGACTGTCTTGTAGATTGGATTAAGCGGAAGGCGACATGCCCATCGTGTCGGGAAGATTACATGATCGAGTCAGCGGCCGGCCACAGCAGTAACCTGCCCAGCAGCCAAAACAGTGTTCACGGCAATGAGAATAACACATAGTCATGCCTGTATTGGCAGTGATTCCTTCCTGCCCGTGTGGAACAAGGGTTCGACATAGACTAACATGCGGTTTCTTCCCTGTCTGATCAATTTGTCACAAGCCCCACCAGCTGCAAATTCATCCCTCTCTCTTCTAGAGACTACACATCTCGTTGAGTACCTCTATGTTTGCCGATTTTCTCAAAATTGAAACATATCAACGCGATTCATCAGAAACATCTCCGATTAAATGCACTAACTAGAGGTAGCATTACCTAAGAGTAAACCCACACTTTCAAACACCACGCTCATGAAGGCAAAACTCTGAATCCTGGTTGGCGAAAGTGGAATCAATGGTTAGACCCTCTCGGCATGTTCCACGTCCGACTCCTTAATTTCTGATTCTCCGGAGGCAGTTCCTCCCTCGATCGGACCTGTTTTGGCCGGCTTCTCAATGATGGACGACTTACGCAGCTTGCCTCGATTGCTCGTACTGCGGTCGTCCATCAACGACCGTACCTGCTCCATATTTGCTGAAGTCATGTCGTATGCCGAGCCCTTGTGGCGCGAAATATCCATACCAACCTCCTCTTCCAACGGATCTATGCGCAACCAACCCATGAAGCTAAGGGCGTAAAAATAAATTCCCATGACGGAAAAAGTCCAGGCGAAAATGAACAGCACAGACAGCAATTGAATTCCGATTAGGGTAAAGTTACCGCTCCCACTGCCCCACTCGTAGAACCATCCAACATGTTCCTCCTGGCCAAAGGCGGCCAATA
This genomic interval carries:
- a CDS encoding predicted protein is translated as MQRSSSLVLTTESRLRAALWGYFAGDALASPSHWYYGGFPQIKRDYGKIEDYTQPVYELTGSILNKSNLNGGGRRKATSKDQPQSIIGYVINHGKQDLWSPSKSIHYHATLQKGENTLEVQLARVLMKSIVASQGVFNPDHFREAYINFMMTAGSHNDTYASTCHRMFFANLVYGKLPPKDCPDDDGHNVETIDGLVLPTIVALAVGARSNGTLAQAADMASACADVTRKSNVLHQAAGAWGKLVFQSVQPSTLDMKSTLQETAASLGFRKPNGNGRDELTACYLGSAMPALLDSLAKYNPNPDSKSSTWHALLANANTGGENVHRGSCLGAVLGSQEGLERMETVSPQLMTGLHDFESLRVEIDDFVAAVTTSAKATSLK
- a CDS encoding predicted protein — its product is MYSEEEILMDINVQCIVQAKSQSEQLNHLISFKSRIHTVFSEEQKRATVVVLLRRIVVVGEESEAAFFNCLVACGPILALQVAEEILRQIPSHAVPSALVVDSCLKVIHRFLLTEYHRESFLFDLQFYTSKKAEARVAYLDGFVSRIILLPGLMANACHTCRMDLPKWATPETYVRCIIEHACLYRFVDIPGTEVGKFYLQFLVNFVASRQGGGAIAAGLKCFYTRQLLHTHLDYSLIPRLKTMIATDVLCTMRPQECAELLFCIVQAEVREAYQAKLVLYQYSGVSDFLESMCVPILQSSKVVRDSFVRLTILQYQPPATAIVLDLNMVRSMLTMLLEPKTEEQRNKSETISSFAALLESVASAWSQSTFVDRLSIVRQQRISYFIWNALLLLPGPVDPLSNLTATLLDGVTLRLSCTTPQIRLSGMRVAVELAKKLGEELHFEELDNVGDISSELGVEMLNEAEEIFPKDGHAGEQSRLQIPKTLIDPDAEYFSDDSESGENVGKSHKEDDDSDWNDLDDHHFYSLDDSEDDLAGVTSPRYLTECLELLRTPESDSLAYHKHKTALLSLPDLVRSRPIDLVDVGESLARELLQMENKFSLDNFETSVSVSVVALLVMDPCSIGSAVVHEVFLDRAFANRQCALHVLSDAAYELSGYQAMENTIDKHRRAIIERTKQGRSLTGGDGIDGAPKTVARADRTRRWGGARRSDDSRAISNRFGRIAPVWFYRLLQGFCQLQNDASLWGGRIGSMLLTELFLTLANIVECCGVQPCGDVLAKDLFQLVWSFRNADVLEVRRVVLLCAAVSFCQVRQQNQPKLIADVTQGTLYTTLRDLELNDPDTECRDLAGFTLYKIKEAVQASLASDFLL
- a CDS encoding predicted protein; translated protein: MPITTSRNGGEVNHTPSRELALDETSAHAAERSGNRDALSTGPPVSVLDALCRCILIPLVLLSSIIFVALMVVFAALPLAILTFLLEPIPPGILLRALFEGDGDNWPSGTNRASLSQWSREDIQSSLVHRICLGKRNVVELDEGMGCDLRLDKFHRGAVYFELVGGIPADFPGTSRTFYAFSDCIRVFTAKQAEDGIVPERIAEVGLAAGEPPRHGTVDMTVVPHYLHRTSYHHGISTNVLLTPSPYPILDYGDADVTSSRIGENNSYFLPSSSSDDDAQSLDVGPETDAEKLNKRKYAVHGDDTISNDWEDTLSLLERGAYSASALSHSGEDKEKGDRLNAVPPGGYIGALNRQTVTKVASNKIEKKDDQETNGDYPAKEASSFLDKSFEGSLVIVHPREASDGLAGGTDDNSSHAQDCNDCQTSCIGHDDSDCASNECYSNIDSSVASVSNRDTMPVPLKELRDSDDTSQGTSFCCDICLLEFDADWIKRKATCPSCREDYMIESAAGHSSNLPSSQNSVHGNENNT